The Bubalus bubalis isolate 160015118507 breed Murrah chromosome 1, NDDB_SH_1, whole genome shotgun sequence genome includes a region encoding these proteins:
- the CCT8 gene encoding T-complex protein 1 subunit theta isoform X1 → MALHVPKAPGFAQMLKEGAKHFSGLEEAVYRNIQACKELAQTTRTAYGPNGMNKMVINHLEKLFVTNDAATILRELEVQHPAAKMIVMASHMQEQEVGDGTNFVLVFAGALLELAEELLRLGLSVSEVIEGYEIACKKAHEILPDLVCCSAKNLRDVDEVSSLLHTSVMSKQYGNEVFLAKLIAQACVSIFPDSGHFNVDNIRVCKILGSGVHSSSVLHGMVFKKETEGDVTSVKDAKIAVYSCPFDGMITETKGTVLIKSAEELMNFSKGEENLMEAQVKAIADTGANVVVTGGRVADMALHYANKYNIMLVRLNSKWDLRRLCKTVGATALPRLNPPVLEEMGHCDSVYLSEVGDTQVVVFKHEKEDGAISTIVLRGSTDNLMDDIERAVDDGVNTFKVLTRDKRLVPGGGATEIELAKQITSYGETCPGLEQYAIKKFAEAFEAIPRALAENSGVKANEVISKLYAVHQEGNKNVGLDIEAEVPAVKDMLEAGVLDTYLGKYWAIKLATNAAVTVLRVDQIIMAKLAGGPKAPKPQGNWDKDGWQDESHI, encoded by the exons CATTTTTCAGGATTAGAAGAGGCTGTGTACAGGAACATACAGGCTTGCAAGGAGCTGGCCCAAACAACTCGTACAGCGTATGGACCAAATG GAATGAACAAAATGGTTATCAACCACCTGGAGAAATTGTTTGTGACAAATGATGCAGCGACTATTTTAAGAGAGCTAGAA GTACAGCATCCTGCTGCAAAAATGATTGTAATGGCCTCTCACATGCAAGAGCAAGAGGTTGGAGATGGCACAAACTTTGTTCTGGTTTTTGCTGGAGCTCTTCTGGAATTAGCTGAAGAGCTTCTCAGACTTGGCCTGTCAGTTTCAGAG GTCATTGAAGGTTATGAAATAGCCTGCAAAAAAGCTCATGAGATTCTTCCTGACTTGGTATGTTGTTCTGCAAAAAATCTACGGGATGTTGATGAAGTGTCGTCTCTACTTCATACCTCTGTAATGAGTAAACAATATGGTAATGAAGTGTTTCTGGCCAAGCTTATAGCTCAGGCATGTG TATCCATTTTTCCTGACTCTGGCCATTTCAATGTTGATAACATCAGAGTTTGTAAGATTCTG GGCTCTGGTGTGCATTCCTCTTCAGTACTGCATGGCATGGTTTTTAAGAAGGAGACTGAAGGTGATGTAACATCTGTCAAAGATGCAAAAATAGCAGTGTACTCTTGTCCTTTTGATGGCATGATAACAGAAACTAAG GGAACAGTGTTGATaaagagtgctgaagaattgatgaattTTAGTAAGGGAGAAGAAAATCTCATGGAAGCGCAAGTCAAAGCTATTGCTGATACTGGTGCAAATGTCGTAGTAACAGGTGGCAGAGTGGCAGACATGGCTCTTCACTATGCAAACAAATACAATATCATGTTGGTGAG gctgaacTCAAAATGGGATCTCAGAAGATTATGCAAAACAGTTGGTGCTACAGCTCTTCCTAGATTG AATCCTCCTGTCCTTGAAGAAATGGGGCATTGTGACAGTGTTTACCTGTCAGAGGTGGGAGATACACAAGTGGTTGTGTTTAAGCATG AAAAGGAAGATGGTGCCATTTCTACCATAGTGCTTCGAGGCTCTACAGACAACCTGATGGATGATATAGAGAGGGCAGTAGATGATGGTGTTAATACTTTCAAAGTTCTAACAAGG GATAAACGTCTTGTACCTGGAGGTGGAGCAACAGAAATTGAATTAGCCAAACAGATCACATCGTATGGAGAG ACGTGCCCTGGACTTGAACAGTATGCCATTAAGAAGTTTGCCGAGGCATTTGAAGCTATTCCCCGGGCACTGGCAGAAAACTCTGGAGTTAAGGCCAATGAAGTAATCTCTAAACTCTATGCAGTACatcaagaaggaaataaaaacgtTGGATTAGATATTGAG GCTGAAGTTCCTGCTGTAAAGGACATGTTGGAAGCTGGTGTTCTAGATACTTACCTGGGAAAATACTGGGCTATTAAACTGGCTACTAATGCTGCTGTCACTGTTCTCCGAGTGGATCAG ATTATAATGGCAAAACTGGCAGGTGGACCTAAAGCTCCTAAACCACAAGGAAATTGGGATAAAGATGGTTGGCAAGATGAATCTCATATATAA
- the CCT8 gene encoding T-complex protein 1 subunit theta isoform X2 has product MALHVPKAPGFAQMLKEGAKHFSGLEEAVYRNIQACKELAQTTRTAYGPNGMNKMVINHLEKLFVTNDAATILRELEVQHPAAKMIVMASHMQEQEVGDGTNFVLVFAGALLELAEELLRLGLSVSEVIEGYEIACKKAHEILPDLVCCSAKNLRDVDEVSSLLHTSVMSKQYGNEVFLAKLIAQACVSIFPDSGHFNVDNIRVCKILGSGVHSSSVLHGMVFKKETEGDVTSVKDAKIAVYSCPFDGMITETKGTVLIKSAEELMNFSKGEENLMEAQVKAIADTGANVVVTGGRVADMALHYANKYNIMLVRLNSKWDLRRLCKTVGATALPRLNPPVLEEMGHCDSVYLSEVGDTQVVVFKHEKEDGAISTIVLRGSTDNLMDDIERAVDDGVNTFKVLTRDKRLVPGGGATEIELAKQITSYGETCPGLEQYAIKKFAEAFEAIPRALAENSGVKANEVISKLYAVHQEGNKNVGLDIEAEVPAVKDMLEAGVLDTYLGKYWAIKLATNAAVTVLRVDQIIMAKPAGGPKPPSGKKDWDEDQND; this is encoded by the exons CATTTTTCAGGATTAGAAGAGGCTGTGTACAGGAACATACAGGCTTGCAAGGAGCTGGCCCAAACAACTCGTACAGCGTATGGACCAAATG GAATGAACAAAATGGTTATCAACCACCTGGAGAAATTGTTTGTGACAAATGATGCAGCGACTATTTTAAGAGAGCTAGAA GTACAGCATCCTGCTGCAAAAATGATTGTAATGGCCTCTCACATGCAAGAGCAAGAGGTTGGAGATGGCACAAACTTTGTTCTGGTTTTTGCTGGAGCTCTTCTGGAATTAGCTGAAGAGCTTCTCAGACTTGGCCTGTCAGTTTCAGAG GTCATTGAAGGTTATGAAATAGCCTGCAAAAAAGCTCATGAGATTCTTCCTGACTTGGTATGTTGTTCTGCAAAAAATCTACGGGATGTTGATGAAGTGTCGTCTCTACTTCATACCTCTGTAATGAGTAAACAATATGGTAATGAAGTGTTTCTGGCCAAGCTTATAGCTCAGGCATGTG TATCCATTTTTCCTGACTCTGGCCATTTCAATGTTGATAACATCAGAGTTTGTAAGATTCTG GGCTCTGGTGTGCATTCCTCTTCAGTACTGCATGGCATGGTTTTTAAGAAGGAGACTGAAGGTGATGTAACATCTGTCAAAGATGCAAAAATAGCAGTGTACTCTTGTCCTTTTGATGGCATGATAACAGAAACTAAG GGAACAGTGTTGATaaagagtgctgaagaattgatgaattTTAGTAAGGGAGAAGAAAATCTCATGGAAGCGCAAGTCAAAGCTATTGCTGATACTGGTGCAAATGTCGTAGTAACAGGTGGCAGAGTGGCAGACATGGCTCTTCACTATGCAAACAAATACAATATCATGTTGGTGAG gctgaacTCAAAATGGGATCTCAGAAGATTATGCAAAACAGTTGGTGCTACAGCTCTTCCTAGATTG AATCCTCCTGTCCTTGAAGAAATGGGGCATTGTGACAGTGTTTACCTGTCAGAGGTGGGAGATACACAAGTGGTTGTGTTTAAGCATG AAAAGGAAGATGGTGCCATTTCTACCATAGTGCTTCGAGGCTCTACAGACAACCTGATGGATGATATAGAGAGGGCAGTAGATGATGGTGTTAATACTTTCAAAGTTCTAACAAGG GATAAACGTCTTGTACCTGGAGGTGGAGCAACAGAAATTGAATTAGCCAAACAGATCACATCGTATGGAGAG ACGTGCCCTGGACTTGAACAGTATGCCATTAAGAAGTTTGCCGAGGCATTTGAAGCTATTCCCCGGGCACTGGCAGAAAACTCTGGAGTTAAGGCCAATGAAGTAATCTCTAAACTCTATGCAGTACatcaagaaggaaataaaaacgtTGGATTAGATATTGAG GCTGAAGTTCCTGCTGTAAAGGACATGTTGGAAGCTGGTGTTCTAGATACTTACCTGGGAAAATACTGGGCTATTAAACTGGCTACTAATGCTGCTGTCACTGTTCTCCGAGTGGATCAG ATCATCATGGCAAAACCAGCGGGTGGGCCCAAGCCTCCAAGTGGGAAGAAAGACTGGGATGAAGACCAAAATGACTGA